A section of the Clostridium felsineum DSM 794 genome encodes:
- the rpmB gene encoding 50S ribosomal protein L28, which translates to MSRKCDICGKGLVAGVQYSHSHRQSKRTWLPNIRKIKAVVDGTPRTIHVCTRCLRSGKVQRAV; encoded by the coding sequence ATGTCAAGAAAATGTGATATATGCGGAAAAGGTCTTGTTGCTGGTGTTCAATACAGTCATTCACACCGTCAATCAAAAAGAACATGGCTTCCTAATATAAGAAAAATCAAAGCCGTCGTAGATGGAACTCCTAGAACTATACATGTATGTACTAGATGTTTACGTTCTGGAAAAGTACAACGTGCTGTATAA
- a CDS encoding Stp1/IreP family PP2C-type Ser/Thr phosphatase: protein MVGMLSDIGTVRKLNEDYVGFYENEEIRFYVVADGMGGHNAGEVASKIAVDSAVKYIKEMNVIDSDKLGDILSRAIKFANEEIYKESMKKEGLSGMGTTVTACLIKGNDAVVANVGDSSCYFIKRDDIIKITKDHSLVQQLVDNGTITEEEALSHPNKNIITRALGTGENVEVDIFEVEMNNISKGILATDGLTNVVDTQEIYNIVLENDKEMACHKLIELSKEKGSRDNISVIVFEGECKDDRDCAE, encoded by the coding sequence ATGGTAGGAATGCTATCTGATATTGGCACAGTTAGAAAACTTAATGAAGACTATGTTGGTTTTTATGAAAATGAAGAAATAAGATTTTATGTTGTTGCAGACGGAATGGGTGGACATAATGCTGGTGAAGTTGCAAGTAAAATCGCTGTTGATTCTGCAGTAAAATACATAAAGGAAATGAATGTCATAGATTCAGATAAACTTGGAGATATACTTTCGAGAGCAATAAAATTTGCTAATGAAGAAATCTATAAGGAATCCATGAAAAAAGAAGGTTTAAGTGGGATGGGAACAACTGTTACAGCATGCTTAATTAAGGGTAATGATGCAGTTGTAGCAAATGTTGGTGATAGTAGTTGCTATTTCATAAAAAGAGATGATATTATTAAGATAACAAAGGATCACTCCCTTGTGCAGCAACTTGTAGATAATGGAACAATCACAGAAGAGGAAGCTCTTTCACATCCCAACAAAAACATTATTACAAGGGCTCTTGGGACAGGAGAAAATGTAGAGGTAGATATATTTGAAGTAGAGATGAATAATATTTCTAAAGGAATACTTGCAACGGATGGTCTAACAAATGTAGTTGATACCCAAGAGATATATAATATAGTTTTAGAAAATGATAAGGAAATGGCGTGTCATAAGTTAATTGAACTTAGCAAGGAAAAAGGCAGCCGTGATAATATATCAGTTATTGTATTTGAAGGAGAGTGTAAAGATGATAGGGACTGTGCTGAGTAA
- the rpe gene encoding ribulose-phosphate 3-epimerase codes for MIKLAPSILAADFSKLGEEIKKLDEAGADVIHIDIMDGNFVPNISFGLPVVRDIRKYTKLPFDVHLMIEEPSKYVEQFAKIGADIISIHYEADKHIDRTLNYIKSLGVKAAVAINPGTPTTVLRDLMNIADMVVIMSVNPGFGGQKYIDYSYDKIREIRSYADKLGRDILIEVDGGVDKDNIKKVKDAGANIIVAGSAVFKNGDIKKNIELLKGSM; via the coding sequence ATGATAAAATTAGCACCCTCAATTTTAGCAGCAGACTTTTCAAAGCTTGGAGAAGAAATAAAAAAATTAGATGAAGCTGGAGCAGATGTAATACATATAGATATAATGGACGGAAATTTTGTGCCTAATATAAGCTTTGGTCTTCCGGTAGTAAGAGATATAAGAAAGTATACAAAACTTCCCTTCGATGTTCACCTAATGATAGAGGAACCATCTAAATATGTAGAACAGTTCGCTAAAATCGGAGCAGATATAATAAGCATACATTACGAAGCAGATAAACATATAGATAGAACCTTAAATTATATAAAATCATTAGGAGTAAAAGCGGCTGTAGCAATAAATCCAGGAACACCGACAACTGTCTTAAGAGATTTAATGAATATAGCTGACATGGTTGTTATAATGTCTGTAAATCCTGGCTTTGGGGGACAGAAATATATAGATTATTCCTATGATAAAATAAGGGAAATAAGAAGTTACGCTGACAAGCTAGGAAGAGATATTTTAATTGAGGTAGATGGTGGAGTGGATAAGGATAATATAAAAAAGGTAAAAGACGCTGGAGCTAATATTATAGTAGCAGGTTCGGCAGTATTTAAAAACGGTGATATAAAGAAAAATATAGAACTATTAAAAGGAAGTATGTAA
- a CDS encoding Asp23/Gls24 family envelope stress response protein — MMQISNEKGSINFSVETLANIVGISTMECYGVVGMASKNASDGFWELIKKGGNLSRGVKINSKENKLSIELYIIVEYGTKISVIANNIIQKVRYNVENYTGLKVSSLVVNVQGVRV, encoded by the coding sequence ATGATGCAAATTTCCAATGAAAAAGGTTCTATAAATTTTTCTGTAGAAACTCTCGCCAATATCGTAGGCATATCTACCATGGAGTGCTACGGAGTTGTTGGAATGGCTTCTAAAAATGCTTCTGATGGATTTTGGGAACTTATAAAAAAAGGTGGAAATTTAAGCAGAGGTGTTAAAATAAATTCTAAAGAAAATAAATTAAGTATAGAACTATATATAATAGTTGAATATGGAACAAAAATATCAGTAATAGCGAATAACATAATTCAAAAGGTAAGATATAATGTTGAAAATTATACAGGACTTAAAGTATCGAGCTTGGTGGTAAATGTTCAAGGCGTAAGAGTCTAA
- the rsgA gene encoding ribosome small subunit-dependent GTPase A, whose translation MQGIIIKGIAGFYYVKVEEKVYECKARGKFRLGELSPLVGDKVTIAVKNEKGVIEEIHPRLNKLIRPPVSNVTQAFIVFSVINPEFSSDLLNKFLVLCEYNNIKVKICINKIDLASQGLLESIKDMLKNTGYEIKLLNAKNNVGIEELKKSLKDNITVVCGPSGVGKSTMMNSIAGRSVMQTGEISDKLKRGKNTTRHSELVEVVGGFLVDTPGFSSLDLNFIDKNELRELFPEFYDYNGTCKYSTCVHDKEPGCAVKRALEEGVINKERYDFYIDTLNKLSTRRNYK comes from the coding sequence ATGCAAGGAATTATAATAAAGGGAATAGCAGGTTTCTATTATGTAAAAGTTGAAGAAAAAGTATATGAATGTAAAGCAAGGGGAAAGTTCAGACTGGGTGAACTTTCCCCACTTGTAGGTGACAAGGTTACTATAGCAGTTAAAAATGAAAAAGGTGTTATAGAAGAAATACATCCAAGACTAAATAAACTTATAAGACCACCTGTTTCAAATGTAACACAGGCATTTATAGTATTTTCAGTTATAAATCCTGAATTTAGCAGTGACCTATTAAACAAATTTTTAGTACTATGCGAATATAACAATATAAAGGTGAAGATTTGTATAAATAAAATAGATTTAGCTTCACAAGGGCTATTAGAATCAATAAAAGATATGCTAAAAAATACAGGATATGAAATTAAACTTTTAAATGCAAAAAATAACGTGGGAATTGAAGAATTGAAAAAATCCTTAAAGGATAATATAACAGTTGTTTGTGGTCCCTCTGGTGTTGGAAAATCCACTATGATGAACTCAATAGCTGGACGTAGTGTTATGCAAACTGGAGAAATAAGTGATAAATTAAAAAGAGGAAAGAATACTACAAGGCATAGTGAACTTGTAGAAGTAGTGGGAGGCTTTTTAGTTGATACACCGGGATTTTCTTCATTGGATTTAAACTTTATAGACAAAAACGAGCTTAGAGAGCTTTTTCCTGAGTTTTATGATTATAATGGAACCTGTAAATACTCCACATGTGTTCATGATAAGGAACCAGGTTGTGCAGTTAAAAGAGCCCTTGAAGAAGGAGTTATAAACAAAGAACGATATGACTTTTATATTGATACATTGAACAAACTAAGTACTAGGAGGAATTATAAATGA
- a CDS encoding thiamine diphosphokinase produces MKVVVISGGKMPSEKLLYDEIEKCEYIICADSGANCLYKYKISPNILVGDFDSIDDEIFSYFKNNTSIVEVPCEKDFTDTELAFNEALKLSPDEISFLGCTGTRLDHIFGNLGLLYKCIKSGIKASIKDDNNTLFMIDKTTKIQGKKGEIFSIQGFRDEVKALYIENAKYPLKNYNLNFGDSRTVSNEFLDEPVTIRFENGIVIVMKCTD; encoded by the coding sequence ATGAAGGTAGTTGTAATTTCAGGAGGAAAAATGCCCTCTGAAAAATTACTATATGATGAAATAGAAAAATGTGAGTATATTATTTGTGCAGATAGTGGGGCTAACTGTCTGTACAAATATAAAATTTCACCAAATATATTAGTGGGAGATTTTGATTCAATAGATGATGAAATCTTTAGCTATTTTAAAAACAATACAAGCATAGTGGAAGTTCCCTGTGAGAAGGACTTTACAGATACAGAGCTTGCCTTTAATGAGGCTCTAAAGTTATCTCCAGATGAAATATCATTTTTAGGCTGTACAGGCACTAGGCTTGACCACATATTTGGTAATTTGGGCCTTTTATACAAGTGTATTAAAAGTGGTATAAAAGCCTCCATAAAAGATGATAATAATACCTTATTTATGATAGATAAGACCACAAAAATACAAGGTAAAAAGGGAGAAATTTTTTCTATTCAGGGGTTTAGAGATGAAGTAAAAGCATTATATATAGAAAATGCTAAATATCCACTAAAAAATTATAATTTGAATTTTGGCGATTCAAGAACTGTTTCTAACGAGTTTTTAGATGAACCTGTTACAATTAGATTTGAAAATGGAATTGTAATTGTAATGAAATGTACAGATTAA
- the rsmB gene encoding 16S rRNA (cytosine(967)-C(5))-methyltransferase RsmB: MNNTRKIVLDVLNKVFSNDGFSNIVLNKALKNSEISSKDKGFITEIVYGTIKYKYSIDIIISKFIKTKINKVDKKVLNILRMSIYQMRYLDKVPDFAVVNEAVNIAKKQVSMKSSKFVNAVLRNYIRNPEMNFYNKNNNVESLCFKYSFEPWLVKFFLKQYKESTEKILKGLNESPSITIRVNTLKTSHEELFNKLKELEYNVEEGYILKKAIRINRGHGIENNPLFSKGYFTVQDESAMLVSECMEINENQTVLDLCSAPGGKTTHIGELMKNTGVIYAFDLHENKIKLINENAKRLGVENIKSSVLDATTYKGEFLNKADRILVDAPCSGLGIIRKKPEIKWNKSLNDLKKLSDIQKNILHNASLYLKEGGILLYSTCTLNKDENEKNIIEFLKDNPNFKVQSIEFGNFSNLIYSPYGVTILPNEYMDGFFMCKLKKIK; the protein is encoded by the coding sequence ATGAATAATACAAGAAAAATTGTTCTTGATGTTTTAAATAAAGTTTTCTCAAATGATGGATTTTCCAATATAGTTTTAAACAAAGCTTTAAAAAATAGTGAGATATCTTCTAAAGATAAGGGCTTTATAACAGAAATAGTATATGGTACTATAAAATATAAATATAGTATTGATATTATAATCAGTAAATTTATAAAAACTAAAATAAATAAGGTTGATAAGAAGGTTCTTAATATTCTAAGAATGTCAATTTATCAAATGAGATATCTTGATAAGGTTCCGGACTTTGCAGTTGTAAACGAAGCTGTAAATATAGCTAAAAAACAGGTTTCTATGAAGTCTTCAAAGTTTGTAAATGCAGTACTTAGAAACTATATTAGAAATCCTGAAATGAATTTTTACAACAAAAACAATAACGTGGAAAGCCTATGCTTTAAATATTCGTTTGAACCATGGTTAGTAAAATTCTTTTTAAAGCAGTATAAGGAAAGTACAGAAAAAATTTTAAAAGGATTAAATGAAAGTCCATCTATAACAATAAGGGTGAATACCCTAAAAACTTCTCATGAAGAACTTTTTAATAAACTTAAAGAGTTAGAATATAATGTAGAGGAAGGGTACATTCTTAAAAAAGCCATAAGGATAAATAGAGGTCATGGAATAGAAAACAATCCTCTTTTTTCAAAGGGATACTTTACTGTTCAAGATGAAAGTGCCATGTTGGTATCAGAATGTATGGAAATCAATGAAAACCAAACAGTGCTTGATTTGTGCAGTGCTCCAGGTGGTAAAACCACCCATATTGGAGAGTTAATGAAAAATACAGGTGTTATTTATGCTTTTGATTTACATGAGAATAAGATAAAATTAATAAATGAAAATGCAAAAAGATTAGGAGTAGAAAACATAAAGTCATCAGTTTTAGATGCTACTACATATAAAGGCGAATTTTTAAATAAAGCTGATAGAATACTTGTAGACGCACCATGCTCCGGTCTTGGCATAATAAGGAAAAAACCTGAGATAAAATGGAATAAAAGCTTAAATGATTTAAAGAAGCTTTCTGATATTCAAAAGAATATACTACATAATGCTTCACTATATTTAAAAGAAGGTGGTATACTTCTTTATTCAACTTGTACTTTGAATAAAGATGAAAATGAAAAAAATATAATTGAGTTTTTGAAAGATAATCCTAATTTCAAAGTGCAGTCTATAGAGTTTGGAAATTTCTCCAATTTAATCTATTCCCCTTATGGAGTAACAATACTTCCTAATGAGTATATGGATGGATTCTTTATGTGTAAACTCAAAAAAATTAAGTAG
- the rlmN gene encoding 23S rRNA (adenine(2503)-C(2))-methyltransferase RlmN yields the protein MENILNYDEAELKQWMDENGEKPFRAKQFYDWIYKGVFDFDDMKNLSQKTMEKLKKNFYIGIPSVVRKLNSKKGDTVKFLFSYNDGNIIECVVMKYDYGNSICISTQVGCRMGCSFCASTIGGRVRDLTSGEILAQILKAQDEIGERISNIVLMGSGEPLDNYHNVIKFIRVVNSEKGLNIGQRHITLSTCGIVPKIYDLMREDLQITLAISLHASDDETRKKIMPVANKYSISEILEACRKYSDVTGRRITFEYSLVKGVNDDKESAKKLGELLSGMLCHVNLIPVNTVNETSYEKPESFKVKKFCDTLLKYKIESTIRKEMGADINAACGQLRRNYIEESEGK from the coding sequence TTGGAAAATATTTTAAATTATGATGAAGCTGAACTTAAGCAGTGGATGGATGAAAACGGAGAAAAGCCTTTTAGAGCCAAACAATTTTATGATTGGATATATAAAGGTGTTTTTGATTTTGATGATATGAAAAACTTATCTCAAAAAACAATGGAAAAGTTAAAAAAGAACTTTTATATTGGTATACCTAGTGTAGTTAGAAAACTTAATTCAAAAAAAGGTGATACTGTAAAGTTTCTTTTTAGCTACAATGATGGCAATATAATAGAATGTGTTGTTATGAAATATGATTATGGTAATTCCATATGTATTTCTACGCAAGTTGGATGTAGAATGGGGTGCAGCTTTTGCGCTTCAACTATAGGAGGAAGAGTTAGAGATTTAACATCTGGAGAAATTTTAGCTCAAATATTAAAGGCTCAGGATGAAATAGGAGAAAGAATATCAAATATAGTTCTTATGGGCAGTGGGGAGCCTCTAGATAATTATCATAATGTTATAAAATTTATAAGGGTAGTTAACTCTGAAAAAGGACTTAATATAGGTCAAAGGCATATAACATTATCCACATGTGGAATAGTTCCTAAGATATACGATTTGATGAGGGAAGATCTTCAAATAACATTGGCAATATCGCTTCATGCATCAGATGATGAAACTAGAAAAAAGATAATGCCTGTAGCGAATAAATATTCTATATCTGAAATTCTTGAGGCCTGCAGAAAATATTCTGATGTAACAGGTAGAAGAATTACCTTTGAATATTCTCTTGTTAAAGGGGTAAACGATGATAAAGAAAGTGCAAAAAAGTTAGGTGAACTTCTTTCGGGTATGCTTTGTCATGTTAATTTGATTCCTGTTAATACGGTTAATGAAACTTCTTATGAAAAACCTGAGAGTTTCAAAGTTAAAAAGTTCTGTGACACACTTTTAAAATATAAAATAGAAAGTACTATAAGAAAAGAAATGGGAGCAGATATAAATGCCGCTTGTGGACAGCTTAGAAGAAATTATATTGAGGAAAGTGAAGGGAAATAA